From Syntrophorhabdaceae bacterium, one genomic window encodes:
- a CDS encoding endonuclease Q family protein yields MRFIADLHIHSSYSRSTSKELTPEMLWKWAQIKGITVLGTGDFTHPAWFKELAQKLEPLSNGLFRLRTEFQNQTVPDLCAADVFFLLTTEISCIYRKKDRTRKVHCLIFVPDLESVMRISAALARIGNLKADGRPILGLDAKELLKIVIDANPEAVFVPAHAWTPHFSVFGAVSGFDSLEECFEELTPRIYAIETGLSSDPPMNWRLSALDGITLISNSDAHSPAKLGREANIFDSDLSYTAMMEAIRTRKGFLGTIEFFPEEGKYHHDGHRTCKVRLSPKETIAADYVCPVCGKKVTVGVLHRVEKLADRDLAMRPKGAPPYYSLIPLAEIIAEALDVGVGSRAVDREYQNLIGKLGNEFKILMDVPLHDIERVGSPLICEAIARVREGNVHIAAGYDGEYGTIRIFKGAERIKIRGQATLF; encoded by the coding sequence ATGCGATTCATTGCCGACCTTCACATCCATTCGAGTTATTCGCGGTCTACGAGCAAGGAACTGACCCCCGAGATGCTCTGGAAATGGGCGCAGATCAAGGGCATCACGGTTCTCGGCACCGGCGACTTCACGCACCCGGCCTGGTTCAAGGAACTCGCGCAGAAACTCGAGCCCTTAAGTAATGGGCTTTTTCGTCTGCGGACAGAGTTTCAGAACCAGACTGTCCCCGACTTATGCGCCGCCGACGTTTTTTTCCTTCTCACCACAGAGATAAGCTGTATCTATAGGAAGAAGGACAGAACGAGGAAAGTCCACTGCCTGATCTTTGTGCCGGATCTCGAAAGCGTGATGAGAATCAGTGCGGCTTTAGCCAGGATCGGAAACCTCAAGGCCGACGGCAGGCCCATCCTCGGTCTCGATGCCAAAGAACTTTTGAAAATCGTCATCGATGCAAACCCCGAGGCTGTGTTCGTGCCCGCCCACGCCTGGACACCTCATTTCTCGGTGTTTGGAGCCGTATCAGGTTTTGACTCCCTGGAGGAATGTTTTGAGGAGTTGACGCCGCGCATCTATGCGATCGAAACGGGGCTTTCCTCGGACCCTCCTATGAACTGGCGTCTTTCAGCCCTGGATGGGATAACGTTGATCTCTAATTCTGATGCTCACTCGCCTGCCAAACTGGGCAGGGAAGCGAATATCTTCGATTCTGATCTTTCCTACACCGCCATGATGGAGGCCATCCGGACACGAAAGGGTTTTCTCGGGACTATCGAATTTTTTCCCGAGGAAGGCAAGTACCACCACGACGGCCACAGGACATGTAAGGTACGGCTATCGCCCAAAGAGACCATAGCGGCCGATTACGTCTGCCCGGTATGCGGCAAAAAGGTCACAGTGGGCGTATTACACAGAGTAGAGAAACTCGCCGACAGGGACTTGGCGATGAGGCCCAAAGGCGCTCCCCCCTACTATTCCCTTATTCCTCTGGCCGAGATCATTGCCGAAGCCCTCGATGTGGGCGTCGGGAGCAGGGCCGTGGACAGGGAATACCAGAACCTGATAGGCAAACTTGGAAACGAATTCAAAATACTTATGGACGTTCCCCTCCACGATATTGAGCGAGTGGGATCGCCGCTCATCTGCGAGGCGATCGCGCGAGTGCGGGAGGGTAACGTACACATCGCAGCCGGCTACGACGGTGAATACGGCACGATCAGGATCTTCAAGGGCGCCGAACGCATAAAGATACGAGGTCAGGCAACGCTGTTTTGA
- a CDS encoding DUF3467 domain-containing protein: MTNETKAPAIQINTTDETSRGRFSNTMLVAHGPEEFIIDWLLNSPNGAHLVSRIIVTPGHMKRVVKALQENIEVYEQNFGEIKVVEAASPMVQ; encoded by the coding sequence ATGACAAACGAGACTAAAGCACCAGCCATACAGATCAATACCACGGACGAGACGTCACGGGGCCGGTTCAGTAACACTATGCTTGTGGCCCACGGGCCGGAAGAGTTCATCATCGACTGGCTTCTGAATTCACCCAACGGGGCGCACCTTGTTTCCCGGATTATAGTGACGCCGGGCCACATGAAGCGCGTAGTAAAGGCCCTGCAGGAGAACATCGAGGTGTACGAACAGAATTTCGGAGAGATCAAAGTCGTCGAGGCCGCTTCCCCCATGGTTCAGTAA
- a CDS encoding class I SAM-dependent methyltransferase, with amino-acid sequence MTEKSTALPDYGNWVPKKMIFTAGIIAMSLSALTIVLLSNAYGVLAVIAGSAALFFVGVFFYFLYAHHAFSPKGGNLQNRIYDLILDHIDFSNRGQIIDIGCGNGGLTIKMAKKYPEATLTGIDYWGGMWDYSERTCVENAKAEGVDTRTVFRQASASSLPFDDGIFDLAISNFVFHEVRDARNKKDVIKEALRVVKKGGNFVFQDLFQSRLYYGGIGDMVEEIRSWGTEKVVFVDTSKSDFIPKALKLPFMVGRIGIICGVK; translated from the coding sequence ATGACAGAAAAGAGCACAGCTCTCCCCGATTACGGCAACTGGGTTCCAAAGAAGATGATCTTTACCGCAGGTATCATCGCCATGAGCCTATCAGCTCTCACCATAGTTCTCTTGTCCAATGCTTACGGTGTCCTCGCCGTTATTGCCGGTTCTGCGGCATTGTTTTTTGTTGGAGTATTCTTCTATTTTCTATATGCTCACCACGCCTTTTCCCCCAAAGGCGGAAATCTTCAAAACAGGATATACGATTTGATTTTGGACCATATTGATTTCAGCAACCGCGGTCAGATTATAGATATTGGATGCGGAAACGGAGGTCTTACGATTAAAATGGCCAAGAAATATCCCGAGGCGACTCTTACCGGGATAGATTACTGGGGAGGCATGTGGGACTACTCTGAGAGAACCTGTGTGGAAAATGCAAAAGCAGAGGGCGTAGATACGCGCACGGTGTTCAGACAGGCGAGCGCCTCTTCGCTGCCCTTTGACGACGGGATCTTCGATCTGGCGATAAGCAACTTTGTTTTTCATGAAGTCAGGGACGCAAGGAACAAGAAAGATGTAATCAAAGAAGCCTTAAGGGTCGTCAAGAAGGGCGGCAATTTCGTGTTCCAGGATCTATTTCAATCACGCCTCTACTATGGCGGTATCGGCGATATGGTGGAGGAGATAAGATCGTGGGGTACAGAAAAAGTGGTTTTTGTGGATACAAGCAAATCAGACTTCATTCCGAAGGCCCTAAAGTTACCGTTTATGGTTGGCCGGATCGGCATCATCTGCGGCGTAAAATAG
- a CDS encoding DJ-1/PfpI family protein, translating to MKAVQILTLLFDGYTALDVIGPYEVLARVPQVKFYFVGDEKRDYKDSYGLKLSADYSLDEVARGDVLFIPGGFGIDSILKDERILEWVRKVDSTSTWTVAVCSGSLLLAQAGLLDGRKCTTHWRRKKQLAAYGVAVKDERYVEDGKFITSAGVSAGVDMALYLASKLASDRIAQMIQLGLEYAPRPPFDCGTPDKAPLEVLEMMKG from the coding sequence GTGAAGGCTGTACAGATTCTTACCCTTCTTTTCGACGGATACACGGCCCTCGACGTCATCGGGCCCTACGAGGTATTGGCCAGGGTGCCTCAGGTAAAATTCTATTTTGTAGGCGATGAAAAAAGGGATTATAAGGATTCATACGGACTGAAGCTATCTGCCGACTATTCCCTTGATGAAGTCGCCCGGGGCGATGTCCTCTTCATACCTGGCGGGTTCGGCATAGACAGTATTCTGAAAGACGAAAGAATCCTCGAATGGGTCCGTAAGGTTGACAGTACGAGCACATGGACCGTCGCGGTCTGTTCAGGATCGCTGCTTCTCGCCCAGGCGGGACTGCTCGACGGAAGGAAGTGCACCACGCACTGGAGACGCAAGAAGCAATTGGCGGCGTACGGTGTTGCGGTCAAAGATGAACGCTACGTTGAAGACGGTAAGTTCATCACTTCGGCGGGGGTATCGGCCGGTGTAGACATGGCTTTGTATCTGGCGAGCAAGCTCGCGTCAGACCGGATAGCGCAGATGATACAGCTGGGGCTCGAATATGCCCCTCGGCCGCCCTTTGATTGCGGGACTCCTGATAAGGCGCCGCTGGAAGTGCTGGAAATGATGAAGGGGTAG
- a CDS encoding DUF3795 domain-containing protein → MIDNERKFMVAPCGIDCGICEVSTCKEDPQLLAHLVSRGIPGEKLPCGGCRNVKGHCPVIGDQCATYQCVTARGLDFCYDCGEFPCTKLHPSSDRADVLPHNTKVFNLCTIRRAGVEGFIGLSSEIKRRYYKGKMEIGEGPKIDT, encoded by the coding sequence ATGATTGACAACGAGAGGAAATTTATGGTCGCTCCCTGCGGGATAGACTGCGGCATCTGTGAAGTCTCGACGTGCAAGGAGGATCCGCAGCTGCTGGCGCACCTCGTATCCAGAGGGATACCGGGAGAGAAGCTTCCCTGTGGGGGGTGCAGAAACGTAAAGGGCCACTGTCCCGTCATTGGAGACCAGTGCGCCACGTACCAGTGTGTCACAGCCAGAGGCCTTGATTTTTGTTATGATTGCGGCGAATTCCCCTGCACAAAATTGCACCCTTCGTCAGACAGGGCAGATGTGCTTCCGCATAACACGAAAGTCTTTAACCTCTGCACCATCAGAAGGGCAGGGGTGGAAGGCTTTATCGGCTTATCATCCGAAATAAAGCGGAGATATTACAAAGGGAAAATGGAAATCGGTGAAGGCCCTAAAATAGATACATGA
- a CDS encoding GNAT family N-acetyltransferase, protein MAIEYRFTKDVDRKKLQDLFLSNKWDSGNYPDKLETALKGSHRVVTAWDGDRLVGLMNALADGIMNVFFLYLIVHPDYQKKGIGKELVQTMLHEYKDYARKMVIAYDEAMEFFQKSGFEVGENNVPMFVTYLTNY, encoded by the coding sequence ATGGCAATCGAATATCGTTTCACGAAAGATGTAGACAGAAAGAAATTGCAGGACCTTTTTCTCTCGAACAAGTGGGATTCGGGAAACTACCCCGATAAGCTTGAAACGGCGCTCAAGGGTTCCCACCGGGTTGTCACGGCCTGGGATGGCGACAGGCTTGTGGGTCTCATGAACGCACTGGCCGATGGTATCATGAATGTCTTTTTCCTCTACCTGATCGTTCATCCTGATTACCAGAAGAAAGGTATCGGAAAAGAACTCGTCCAAACCATGCTCCACGAATACAAGGACTATGCGCGAAAAATGGTCATCGCGTATGATGAGGCCATGGAATTCTTTCAGAAGAGCGGCTTTGAAGTTGGAGAAAATAACGTGCCGATGTTCGTCACATATTTGACGAACTACTGA
- a CDS encoding ATP-dependent helicase, producing MISAELIFNGLNMAQREAVTASQGHLLVVAGPGAGKTLTIIRMIARLIHMGVSPDQIVAVTFTNRAAREMRERTETFLGTAAHGVFIGTLHMLGLKILRYHASSDFLIYARGEQEALIKKTFDMSLPASRTMAERISKVKNGIEKTDDEILGMVDRYDSALAQEHALDFDDLIVKPIALLTERSTSDICGGAFKYIIVDEYQDINPAEHRLIKLLSERGAWVHAIGDPDQAIYAFRGADVTNFLNFEEDFVNAKQIMFTDNYRSTATIVGASITVVRNNRRRIDRQINPLRETGSRIALMSLPDERAEGEFIVREIEARLGGTSHHSLRSTNPARDLGDGSYGFADFAIMYRTNARAAAIEEAFNDSGIPYQVIGARLTDRKRSMTDIISRLKDYVARTDDRASGELISATALVRKVLDEGPMIEGDDTGEYIKECAEFYDMTHTGKTPVNFVNELTLLTPPDDFDPRADAVTLMTMHMGKGLEFRTVFITGVEKGLLPYEMNGFCDDVEEERRLFYVGMTRAKDELFLTYARSRTIFGKKDVRSPSPFLNEIPEEYIDARIMPDRRKKQEGKQLELF from the coding sequence GTGATAAGTGCTGAACTGATCTTCAACGGTTTGAACATGGCACAGAGAGAGGCCGTTACGGCCAGCCAGGGCCACCTCCTTGTGGTCGCGGGACCAGGCGCGGGCAAGACCTTGACCATCATCAGAATGATCGCCAGGCTCATCCATATGGGTGTAAGCCCCGACCAGATCGTGGCGGTCACGTTTACCAATCGGGCGGCAAGGGAAATGCGCGAGAGGACCGAGACCTTTCTGGGAACGGCTGCGCACGGCGTCTTCATCGGCACGCTCCACATGCTCGGATTGAAAATCTTAAGGTATCACGCATCGAGTGATTTCCTGATCTACGCAAGAGGTGAACAAGAAGCGCTCATCAAAAAGACTTTTGACATGTCGCTTCCCGCATCGAGAACCATGGCCGAACGTATATCGAAGGTGAAGAACGGCATCGAAAAGACTGACGACGAGATCTTAGGCATGGTCGATCGTTACGACAGTGCCCTGGCTCAAGAACACGCACTCGATTTTGACGACCTTATCGTCAAGCCAATCGCGTTGCTTACGGAGAGGTCGACCTCCGATATATGCGGCGGCGCTTTCAAATACATCATTGTTGACGAATACCAGGACATAAACCCCGCTGAGCATCGGTTGATCAAGCTTCTATCCGAGCGGGGAGCATGGGTGCACGCAATCGGCGATCCGGATCAGGCCATATACGCATTCAGGGGCGCCGATGTGACAAACTTTCTCAATTTTGAAGAAGATTTTGTAAATGCTAAGCAGATAATGTTCACCGATAATTACCGCTCCACGGCTACGATTGTGGGGGCGTCAATTACGGTCGTAAGAAACAACAGGCGTCGTATCGATAGACAGATCAACCCTCTCAGGGAGACGGGAAGCCGCATCGCCCTCATGTCCCTGCCAGACGAGAGGGCAGAGGGGGAGTTCATCGTTCGCGAGATAGAGGCGCGGTTGGGGGGTACGAGCCACCACAGCCTCCGGAGCACGAATCCGGCCCGCGACCTTGGTGATGGGTCATACGGGTTTGCCGATTTCGCGATTATGTACAGGACAAACGCCCGGGCCGCGGCTATTGAGGAAGCGTTTAACGATTCGGGCATCCCATATCAGGTGATAGGCGCGAGACTTACGGACAGAAAAAGAAGCATGACCGATATTATCTCGCGGCTCAAGGACTACGTGGCCCGGACGGATGACAGGGCCTCTGGCGAGTTGATCTCAGCTACAGCGCTCGTGAGAAAGGTTCTCGATGAAGGGCCGATGATCGAAGGTGATGACACCGGCGAGTATATCAAAGAGTGCGCCGAATTCTATGATATGACGCATACGGGTAAGACACCCGTCAATTTTGTTAATGAATTGACCCTGCTTACGCCTCCGGATGATTTTGATCCCAGGGCCGACGCGGTCACACTCATGACGATGCACATGGGCAAGGGGCTTGAATTCAGGACCGTCTTCATTACGGGGGTGGAAAAGGGGCTTTTGCCGTATGAGATGAACGGCTTCTGTGATGATGTGGAGGAGGAACGAAGGTTATTCTATGTGGGCATGACGAGAGCCAAAGACGAACTGTTCCTCACGTACGCGCGAAGCAGGACGATCTTCGGCAAGAAAGACGTGAGATCACCATCGCCTTTTCTCAATGAGATTCCCGAAGAATATATTGACGCAAGGATTATGCCCGACAGGCGTAAAAAACAGGAAGGCAAGCAGTTAGAGCTTTTCTAA
- a CDS encoding flavodoxin family protein, with product MKLTGEIAGGIATGPKRILGLVASPRKSGNCELFIKEMSRHVGEEHTLKLIRLTTLNIEPCMACYGCIMDEPCPNKDDMKFLLDEIVHADAVMIAAPVYYLGSNGIIKNILDRGFLFYTVLRETYAKPCILVNFYGIKDRIGMAPQMLRAFATFLGLDIKASVNIRAALPGEAVMIQSNIKRAKKLGGSLFLPTKRSISKEGCPFCGCEIVRLGKNAVICTLCHGRFKIDRKGSFVKLKDGGMLGPPDHMLLHKAWLRSMKAKFLAKRKQTIQTILRYKDVGEWVSPRKPE from the coding sequence ATGAAACTTACAGGGGAGATTGCCGGAGGCATAGCGACCGGTCCCAAGCGGATCCTGGGCCTCGTTGCATCGCCTCGTAAGTCAGGAAACTGTGAACTCTTCATCAAAGAGATGTCGAGACATGTGGGGGAAGAGCATACCTTGAAGCTGATACGGCTCACGACCCTCAATATCGAGCCTTGCATGGCATGCTACGGCTGTATCATGGATGAGCCCTGTCCGAACAAGGACGACATGAAGTTTTTGCTTGATGAAATCGTGCATGCCGACGCCGTCATGATCGCCGCTCCCGTCTATTATCTCGGTTCGAACGGAATCATTAAGAATATCCTCGACAGGGGTTTCCTTTTCTATACTGTGCTCCGTGAGACCTACGCCAAACCATGTATTCTCGTCAATTTTTACGGGATTAAAGACAGGATCGGGATGGCCCCCCAAATGCTCAGGGCCTTCGCGACTTTTCTGGGTCTCGATATTAAGGCAAGCGTGAATATCAGGGCTGCCCTGCCCGGGGAGGCGGTCATGATTCAATCGAATATAAAGCGCGCGAAGAAACTCGGCGGGTCGCTCTTCTTACCGACAAAAAGGTCGATAAGCAAAGAGGGCTGTCCTTTTTGCGGATGTGAGATCGTCCGTCTGGGCAAGAACGCGGTCATCTGTACGCTCTGTCATGGGCGCTTCAAGATAGACCGGAAAGGAAGCTTCGTGAAGCTAAAGGATGGCGGCATGCTCGGACCTCCCGACCACATGCTTCTCCACAAGGCCTGGTTGAGAAGTATGAAAGCGAAGTTCCTCGCCAAACGAAAACAAACCATTCAAACGATCCTTCGATATAAGGATGTGGGGGAGTGGGTCTCACCCCGCAAGCCCGAATAA